The nucleotide sequence GACCTGCGGGAAGACATTCACCCGGAAAGGAGTCTGGAGGTTGGAAGCCCTGACTTCGAAGAATCCGTTGTAAAGTCCCAGCGGCACGTTGTCGGACGGGGCGAAGGAAACACCGAAGGTCACGCTGCCGCCGACCGGAATGTCCTGCAGCAGGATGCGCCCGTCCGAGGTGCGGGGAAGGTTCACGTCCACCCAATCCAAATTGGCAGGAAGGAACATTTCCGGATTTTCAACCGGACGGAGCCCCAGGTTCTGAAGCGTGACCTGATAGCTGCGGATGCTGCCACGGTTCACCGAACCTTCCACATACCCCACCTTGGGACTGGAGAACGACAAGGCCGGCACCGCCGGACGCAGGCTCAGGCTTCCACGGAACGTGGCCGAGGCACCATCGGCGGAAAGCAATGTGAGATCAATCAGCGCGTTATCCGGAGCGTCGAGGTCAGCCGTCAGGCGGACCGCGGCGCTGCGCTGTTCGTTCGGCAGGATGTCGAACGGCGAACCCAGCAACGCGGCCCTGATGGAAGAAATTTCAACTTCGTTGCTTCCGTCCATCACAAAGACCCTTGCGCTGACGTCCACCTGCGAGGCGGGGAGATCCCCCGGATTCACGGCACTCAGGGTGATGTCGAGCGTGTCGTTTTTCGACATCACGATGTCTCCGCGACCGGGCGTGACGTAGAGCCTGCGGTAGTCGATGGTGACCTGGTTGAGCTGGTCCACCACATCCGGATGTGCGGCCCAGATGTTCAGGCGGCCCGCGAAACCGATGACCGGGGTATAGTCGAACTGGTAGTTTCCGGAACCGTCGGTGGTGACATCCTGCCAGGTGACGAAGCCGCGGGCTCCGAAGCCGAGACGCAGAGGCTTGTTCGCAAGCGGCAGCAGGGTTGTCCGGTCGATCGCCTGACCGGTGATGCGGACCTGCTCGTTGTTCGCGTAGGAGGTCTTGGCGGTGGCGGCGGTGCCATAGTAGGGTGTCTCGACCAGCGAGGAAACCGTCTGGCCGCCGATGCTTCCCGCACCGGTGAGATCACCCGTTCCGAGGCGGTAGCGGATGGCGGCGATATCGAGTATGAACGTGGCGCTGAGTCCGGCCCGTCCGAGCGATTCCGGGACGAAGATCTGAGGAATGGTGAACGAGCGGGAGCCCGAGGGCGGAATGGTGATGTAGGCGGCGCCCGCGCCATCCACCGTCACAGGACTGACGCCGGTGCCCTTGAACGGCTTGCGGTAAACCTCGACTCCCGAAGGATCGAGCACCCGCACCGAGACATCTCCCGGTTCGTTTCCGAAACTCCGGCCGATGATGATCTCGATCGGCACCGAGGATGGATTGAAGATGGTGGCGACGAAATCGGTGAGGCCACCCGCAAGCGGAGGTGACACCGGCTGCAGGGTCGCGATGTTCGGAGACCGCACCGCAGCCCGCTTGGTGAAGGATTTTTCATAGCTGACCCGTCCGCCACTCGGATCGGCGGGGCCGCGCGCGAGCAACTGGATGGTCTGCGGAACGCCCTGCACGCGGGGTGCGGGCACGATCCAGTCCATGTTTCCGGTCTCACCCGGGTTCAGCGAGAGGGAAGCCGTTGTTCCGGTCTCCAGCGAATCGGCGGCACCGGCCGTGCGGATGATGTCGAAGCGTTCGATGCGGAGTGTGCCGGACGCGGCCACGTTCGTCACGACCGGGCGCAGGGAATCGAAGTAGAACTGGGCGCTGTCCCGCTCCACTCCGTTCGCGTCGGGATTGAGCAGCAGGTTGATGCCAGCGGCGATCGCGGTCAGGCTGCGGCGCGGACTCTCATTTCCGGCGGCATTGCGGGCGGTGACTTCGTAGGTGACGCTCGTGGTGCCGAGCGGCAGTTGGTCCACGAAGAAGGTGTTCGTGAGCGGAGCACCGTTTTGTTTGGTTCCGTTCCGATAGACATTGTAGCCGGTGACCGTCGCGTCATCGGACTGCCAGGAAATGGAGGTGGCCGAGTCATCCCTGACCAATACCTGCATGTTTTTGACGGGACTGACCAACAACTCGATGGTGACCGGAGTGGCGAAATTCTCATTGCCATGCGAATCCACACTCGCGACGCGGTATTCATGGCTGCCACGCGGCGGATTGTCATTGATCGTGACAGGAGTCGGGCTGGTGAAGATCGAAGTGTCGCCGCGATAGACGTGGTAGCTGTAAGGTGTTTCTCCGGACGAGGGGGCCGACCAGGAAACGGACACTCCGGTTCCGCCGAGCGTCGCGGCGAAATTCTGCGGAGCGGGTGGCGGAGTACGGTCCGACAAGGCATTGAGCACACCCGAAGCAGGACTGTCCGCACCTCGCAGTGTGGCTACGATCGCATAGGTGTAAATGCCGTCGGCGGGTGGCGTGTCCGTGAAATCGCTGGTGGCGAGATTGTCCGCGACGAGCAGCGCGGGCACCGTGGCGTTGTTACCGGGTTCCCGGTAAATTTTGTATGATTCGGCACGGGGAACATCATCCCAGTTGATGAGAATCCGGCCGCCGGCGAGAGTCCGGCCGCTCAACCCGGTGGGCCGGGCCGGAGGATCCGGCAGGGCGGTGTTGTAGATCTCCAGGGTGCCCGGCGCCACGACGGTACCCACATTGCCGGAACGATCGGTGACACTCAGGCGGAAAAATCCCGTGCCACGTCCCATCGCGGGAGTCATCGGAAGCGAACCGGTCCACGACAATCCTGATCCGGTCAGAATAATCGGAACATCCGCGCCGACGGGCGGCTCGAACCGCAGCGTCGGGGTCGATCCGACGGCGGGCGGTTCCGACAATTGAAGGCCGAGTTGGAGGGTGACCCCGGTCTGCGTCTGGATTGGAGCCGCCCTGTCGTAGGAAACGAGGGCGGTTGGTTTCGTGACATCGAAGCTCAGTGCGGGTCCCGCCGGACTGCCGGTGAAGTTGTTACCCGCAAGGTCGGTCGCCGAGGCGATTACCGTCGCGGTTCCCGACTTCGCCGACAGATCGGTGACCGCGAAGTTCGCGGTGAACTGAGTGGGTGACTGGCGGATGAGCGTGACAGCCACCACCTCTCCCGAGCCTGCCGGACGGATCGAGAACACCGGTGTGGCCACCAGGGCCTCGCTCGATGTCACGGTGATGACCAGATTTCCAGGACCTGCGGGAAGGGCTCCGTCATACGCGACCGTCAGGACAGGTTTGGAGAAATCCAGGGTGATCGCCCGCTGGTTGGAAAGCGGGCTCGCATTTCCCGCGTCGTCGTAGCCGACGATCGAGAAATACCACATGCCGTCGGGCAGGCTGCTGAGGACGCTCGAGGTTTGTCCTTCGATCAAGTCGCTCTGGCCGGATGCCTCGCTGGTTTGGTTGAACGGCGCGTTTTTCCAGAAAGCCTTGAATTTCGAGGGTCTCTCCCCTGTCACCGCGTATTGCCATTCAAGACGCAGTCCGCTTCCGGCCAAATATGCCGGCTCAAGCAGGACAGGAGCCGCCGGTGGTCCGGAATCGAAGACCACGGTCACCGGTGCCGACGAGGCGGAGCCCAAGCTGTCGAACGCGTCGACGACGATCTTGTTGTTACCCTCGACCAACGATACTCCGGACACGCTGAACGAACCGTCCGGAGCCGCGCTGACCGCCCCGGAAACCGTCGCCCCGTTTCGCGTGATCCGCAGGGAGATTCCGGGTTCGGCGCTACCGGTGACGGTCGCGCTGCCCACGTTCGTCACGCTGGCATTGACCGGCAGGACGATCACCGGAGCCGGTGGCGGCCCGGGATTGGCAACCACATTCAACGCCCTGCCCGATTCATTTCCGGCCAGGTCCCTCGCCCGGAGTTCCACCCGATGGATTCCGCTGGAAAGCGTGCGCGGATCCCACAAAGTGTTGAAGGAAGACGACGAACTGCGGGCCACGGCCACGCCATCCACCAGCAAGTCGATCCATTTCACGCCGAGAGGCGCTGTCGCGGCACCTGTCACCGCGAGGAGACGGGAAACGACCTGACCCTCTGAAAGGCTGAAAGCCGCGATCGAAGGTCCGCCGGTGATGTAATTGAAGTTGACCGACAGGGTTCCGCCAGCGGTCGAGGTCCCGCTGTTCGTCTGGAGATAGACCGGCTTCAATCCGGCACCTGCGGACAACCTGTATGGCAGAACGAAACCGTAAGGACGGATGCGGTAGGATTCGTCCGAAGCGAACAAATCGGTGAAAGCGACGCCCGGGAAAGCCGCGTTCTCGCTCAACCTGTATTTCACCGCGTTCACGGCCATCAAACGCAGTTCGACATCGCGCGATCCGGTATCGGTGGTTCCGGACGCGGAAGCCAGCGCGCTGCCGATCACAGGCTCACCGGTCAGGGGAGTCACTGCGGAAACCGTGCCGGCCAAGGACGCGCTGATCGTGCTGGCGGACGAACTGCCCCACCAGTTGGACGCGGCGTCGAGAACCGCGGTTCCCGATTGGGTGGCGTTGCTGGTGGTGTTCGTGAGGATGACCGATTGGCGGACTTTCACATTCGAGCTGCCTGATGCGGTCAGTCCGTTTTCATTGAATGCCAGATAGCACGACGCGGCATCGATCCGCGCGTCGTTGGATACGGAAATGCCAGCACCGCTGTTCTGCACCGCGTAAATATTGGAAACCAGCGGACTTCCCTTCGTGATCCGGAGACCACCGCCGTAACGCACCCACACACGGCTCAATTCCGAGACACCTGTGGAAGACGACAGGGTAATACCATCCCATGCTCCGCGGGCCGGTGACGCACCTTCCGCATCCGAAGTGAAATGGATGGGCAGCAGGTCCGTGCCATTGGCAACGATCTTTCCATTGAGAACCTCGATTCCGGTCCCGGAGGCGAACCGCAGGGTGGTCCCCGGTGCGATGGTCAGAACCGCGCCATCCTGGAGAATCAGATCGGCGTGGATCGGAATGACGGCCGTCGGACCGCCGATGCTCAGGTTCGCCCGCAGGGTTCCCGCAAGTGGATCGGTCCATGACAGCGGGGCCACCGCCGGATTGAATTGCCCGAGGCCGTTGTAAGCCACCACCGCGAGGTAGTAGGTCTGCGTCCGGTTGAGGGAACCCACGTCAAACGTCTTCGTGGAGGCCCCGACATCCCCTACCGGAGTCAAACCGGAAACGGTGGTGAACGGCGTGTTCTGGACGAAGACCTTGAAACGCGACAAGCCTACGAGCGTCGAGGTATCGTAGGTGCTCCAGTCCAGGCGCACCGAGTCAAGTCCGGTGGTGGTCAGCACCGGAGTGACCGGAGGTGGCACCTCGCTCTGCAGGACAATGCGGACCGGAGTCACCGCAAGGCTTGAATTGCCAGCCACGTCGACCGCGGTGACCGCAGCGAAATACTCGCGATCGGGAACCAGACCCGCGAAGACATTCGAGCGGGCGGAAGCATTTCCGCCTCCCTTCGCGGACAATCCGGCCACCGAGGTGAAATTCGTTTCCTCGATGTAATAACGGAAGCCGCTCAAATCGGCGGGTGCGCCATACGATCCCCACCCGATCGTTGCGGACGTGGGGCCGGTCGCGGTGATGGCAGGAACCGGGTTTGCAGGGACCAGGGCGTCAACGGTGAAGCCGTAGGATTCATCCGGATCCATCACCCTGCCGTCCCCATCGGTCGCACCTGTGATGCGGAGGGTATAAGCACCTCCGTTGGTGGCACCGAAGCCGACGCCGGAACTGCGGAAATGGCGGGCATCGGTCCAGACACCTCCGGCCGGCACCGCTGGAACCGCCGCGGCGTTTCCACTCAGGAGCGAGAACACCGGCACCACCGAGGTGGACATGTCACGATCGAATGTGGCGGTGAAGGTCACGCCGGACGAAATGGGAATCAATGTCCCGGCACTCGATGCCACACCCAC is from Luteolibacter yonseiensis and encodes:
- a CDS encoding FG-GAP-like repeat-containing protein, whose translation is GDFNADGYPDLVVSNNGTDGTTGYSVSVLLNDKAGSFTESRLGLSLAPKIRPWGITSGDFNKDGKADLAVGDMDNGDRLAVFLGVGDGTFGAPSFLDMPDGPNVSDLKVADFNRDGNPDLVAVANDNPAYSYWIFPGNGDGTFGTRVDFLLNYGYYNEFVKVADVNGDSWPDLLLGGYDHLTVASNRADGTFGFSYVRRNWYNTYGVAAADLDGDGRAELVVADNDEHVLRVLDGNARAPLAADDTATGIRHGFGRGFLSDDPDRDYWSFTASRGQVLTVAVDHSTATEAAGLGWEVLDETGAGLTSFANTNAGWRGESPPVVIPRDGTYYVRVSPYYGYRGEYRFRASLAPVGTQVESEGNDQLSQADGVSFTLSGNSLGATVGGYLAGYDTSGDWYGLGNLASGTQVGVTVRLPSTSGLVPTLALFKADGTQMAPDEVTATRLVYTLKAGDESTYYVRVGGSSGLGLMAEYFADIAISDTVPPTITACTLPNPSGEALVTSFSLSFNKDMLATTVTNASNYTLVWAGPDGSFSTADDSVIPVIPANYTSGLSNNYTISNGPLRPGNYVFTATSGLRDKTGNNLPLPFQRAFTITGPSGFATETEPNNSGTSAGLLVFDTSIPGYLTANARGVLSSSEDIEYWTFPAEAGDVMAFEVAMPFEPDSYMLNWYLTDPDGQVVFERNLASNSLESNNPITLAKTGDYRLRIDDYHGIRTEHRFRVSLMRGMQSESEQNDSLGTADPVTFAQVGGISTASIAGFISTNAELDYFDLGQISSGNTVFLTARHPAGSTLGPIVAIYSQAGTLMAETNGVAGDGSAEIQIPTTGRYYALIRGSLGTTGLNGDYILDARVLPTSAINFPNLRVTRLDDITTPGLKTGDSINLSYTVSNVGNLATSASIWVDRVVMSQNAVYGDADDIQLALLTHNGSLAAGAGYSVNQSLALKDGLPGSFYLLVKTDSANNVDEILQEGDNITATSNPFNVILKDYPDLSPEELAISEPDGDGNRTISWNITNKGTGTAAAGHTTRLQVLNTTNSQLVQDVTIPVGSPLAATAAITQSRQINTSAPGYYLVTVSADSGDLLYEFGTGGHASAEQNAVQDNFRIYRLYNVAVSASPAGGGGVTGGGALREGLPATVTATANTSVLPYVFLNWTEDGAFASGQATYTFVPTRDRNLVAVFGLPQFQVAVTVAVPGTGSVSGTGNFPINTPVSLTPNPAAGYLFDHWEEGGSSIGNTSPLSFTATANRNIIAFFRESVPSHVVTTATQPADLAVIPGSGTYTNGQSLTITAPAKVEKNGSEFLFQRIELNGQFLGTSPSFTKTVTTLDAAALQYTAIYQERSLKPKVVGVASSAGTLIPISSGVTFTATFDRDMSTSVVPVFSLLSGNAAAVPAVPAGGVWTDARHFRSSGVGFGATNGGAYTLRITGATDGDGRVMDPDESYGFTVDALVPANPVPAITATGPTSATIGWGSYGAPADLSGFRYYIEETNFTSVAGLSAKGGGNASARSNVFAGLVPDREYFAAVTAVDVAGNSSLAVTPVRIVLQSEVPPPVTPVLTTTGLDSVRLDWSTYDTSTLVGLSRFKVFVQNTPFTTVSGLTPVGDVGASTKTFDVGSLNRTQTYYLAVVAYNGLGQFNPAVAPLSWTDPLAGTLRANLSIGGPTAVIPIHADLILQDGAVLTIAPGTTLRFASGTGIEVLNGKIVANGTDLLPIHFTSDAEGASPARGAWDGITLSSSTGVSELSRVWVRYGGGLRITKGSPLVSNIYAVQNSGAGISVSNDARIDAASCYLAFNENGLTASGSSNVKVRQSVILTNTTSNATQSGTAVLDAASNWWGSSSASTISASLAGTVSAVTPLTGEPVIGSALASASGTTDTGSRDVELRLMAVNAVKYRLSENAAFPGVAFTDLFASDESYRIRPYGFVLPYRLSAGAGLKPVYLQTNSGTSTAGGTLSVNFNYITGGPSIAAFSLSEGQVVSRLLAVTGAATAPLGVKWIDLLVDGVAVARSSSSSFNTLWDPRTLSSGIHRVELRARDLAGNESGRALNVVANPGPPPAPVIVLPVNASVTNVGSATVTGSAEPGISLRITRNGATVSGAVSAAPDGSFSVSGVSLVEGNNKIVVDAFDSLGSASSAPVTVVFDSGPPAAPVLLEPAYLAGSGLRLEWQYAVTGERPSKFKAFWKNAPFNQTSEASGQSDLIEGQTSSVLSSLPDGMWYFSIVGYDDAGNASPLSNQRAITLDFSKPVLTVAYDGALPAGPGNLVITVTSSEALVATPVFSIRPAGSGEVVAVTLIRQSPTQFTANFAVTDLSAKSGTATVIASATDLAGNNFTGSPAGPALSFDVTKPTALVSYDRAAPIQTQTGVTLQLGLQLSEPPAVGSTPTLRFEPPVGADVPIILTGSGLSWTGSLPMTPAMGRGTGFFRLSVTDRSGNVGTVVAPGTLEIYNTALPDPPARPTGLSGRTLAGGRILINWDDVPRAESYKIYREPGNNATVPALLVADNLATSDFTDTPPADGIYTYAIVATLRGADSPASGVLNALSDRTPPPAPQNFAATLGGTGVSVSWSAPSSGETPYSYHVYRGDTSIFTSPTPVTINDNPPRGSHEYRVASVDSHGNENFATPVTIELLVSPVKNMQVLVRDDSATSISWQSDDATVTGYNVYRNGTKQNGAPLTNTFFVDQLPLGTTSVTYEVTARNAAGNESPRRSLTAIAAGINLLLNPDANGVERDSAQFYFDSLRPVVTNVAASGTLRIERFDIIRTAGAADSLETGTTASLSLNPGETGNMDWIVPAPRVQGVPQTIQLLARGPADPSGGRVSYEKSFTKRAAVRSPNIATLQPVSPPLAGGLTDFVATIFNPSSVPIEIIIGRSFGNEPGDVSVRVLDPSGVEVYRKPFKGTGVSPVTVDGAGAAYITIPPSGSRSFTIPQIFVPESLGRAGLSATFILDIAAIRYRLGTGDLTGAGSIGGQTVSSLVETPYYGTAATAKTSYANNEQVRITGQAIDRTTLLPLANKPLRLGFGARGFVTWQDVTTDGSGNYQFDYTPVIGFAGRLNIWAAHPDVVDQLNQVTIDYRRLYVTPGRGDIVMSKNDTLDITLSAVNPGDLPASQVDVSARVFVMDGSNEVEISSIRAALLGSPFDILPNEQRSAAVRLTADLDAPDNALIDLTLLSADGASATFRGSLSLRPAVPALSFSSPKVGYVEGSVNRGSIRSYQVTLQNLGLRPVENPEMFLPANLDWVDVNLPRTSDGRILLQDIPVGGSVTFGVSFAPSDNVPLGLYNGFFEVRASNLQTPFRVNVFPQVTSSLVGDVKFAVDNIFVDPVPNAKVRLRNPNLREELGPFLTDANGEVTVPNLQEGTWSWQVTAAGHSTQTGTIDVVPGQVNLVQTRLSKSLVTVEFSVVPKPFTDRYEIIIEQTFETRVPFPVLVFDPPSFKFTDIPDQFETTLLVKVRNEGLISMFDVQLQGETSSYASLQPLVNYMPELRAQEEVLVPFRLLWNRNGLGSEGTGAVTSSDLGGSISGCADASFKPNILDDDFMAGINAIGKAIAQCTDGMTAALVCSLIVTIDTVDFIMGFVGLEAIAETLGKFLGCVFANYFKDFGIPSGGGGPGNGNGGGFEGRGCFPAGTPVTLSDGTRVPIEQVKKGQKVRSSVWQGHYGEAEDLIIRESETLRRLTFREVRAGREPLGDGDLDLQITGEHLVWADTNGWTAASELKPGDWVHHESGALLEVAANEPIPGRHKVYTLEVNAANAFFASGVMVQDLCGLQKTGDQSAFPKTEISTAPLR